GTCCAAGTCGTTAAGGATGCAGAAAACCTCATCGCTGGCAAGATTACCATTTCCAGCATTTTGAGTTAACCTTCTTGATTGGTCGTCATTAGTGTTTCCAAGTGAGCCATTGTCGTTAAAAACAACCACGCCTCTTCCACGTGGGGCCACAACCCATTTCTGTCCGCTGTCGTCAATGGCAATGTCTCTAAGCGTGATATTTCCGATTCCAGGAATGGTGTAAGCATACCAATTTCCTGTATTGTCTTTGGCATAAAGCAGTTTTTCGGTTCCCGAACCCGAAACCCAAAGTGTTCCATTTCTCCTGTCTATCTGCAAGCCCGAAATACGAATGTTTCCCGGATTGCCAGGTAAGGCTTGAAATGTGCTATTAAGCGTATCATAAAAGGCGACAAATTGGTCGTCATAATACTCCACCAACCCATTACCGTAAGCAGACGCATACACTCTTCGGCTATCAAAAGGATCTACCAGAACACGATAATAGTCTATCAGATTGTTAGTCTCCTCAAACGAATAGGCGGTAATATTAACCCATTCATTGTTTTTGAAAGTGTACATACCATTTCTGTTATAGGCGTTGGCTTCCGTTTCAGAAACACCTCCAGACGCGACATAGCACCGACCGTCCCAAATGCTGATGCACGTACTGCTTACTGCAGATGGCCCATTTACAGATATAAAACTGAAGGTCAGGTTTTCGGGATGCTTGACCAAACCAGAATATCTATCGGATATCCAGATGTTCAAGTCGTCATCCACGGTGGCGTAGTTGGGAGCCGCATAGCTTCCTCCGCCATAATCATAAGCAAGCCGCAACCTTACATGGTCTGAATTAAACTCGCTAACGCTACCTCCAGCAGAAACCAAAAGCCTTCCATGGGCGTCCTCCAAACTGCGGATATCCTGCTCCTCCATTCCATCAAAACGATTCCATTGTCCGTTGTTTAGATAGTACATGGTATCTAATGCATTCGGCACAGAAAGGTTTACGTAAAGCCTATCATTGAACCACGTGGTTGCGTTATACAGTCCATTCGGAATGGTGTTGAAACGGGTCCAATTCTCATAGTTTGCCAGATTTGGACTGGAAAGTTGCGCGTGATATACACCATCTTCTGTACAAGCAAATATTTCGCTTTCCGAAGTGGCCACATCGTAAACATTCAGCGTGGCTCCGCTCGGACCAATGTAATAGGTGTCTTTTACTTCATGCTTTACAATATCCAATACCACAACCGCGAAGCCACAGGCCAGATACGCGTAATCTCCCTTTATATCTATGTTATTGATCGTTTTGTTCCCTAAGATGGATTTGTCTTTGATGTCTGGCACGTTGATGATCTGTCCATCTTGGATCAGATCAATATTCGTGTTGCTGTAAGCTACAACAAGGGTATTGTTATCATCGCTCCAAGCGATCGATGCGTAGCCAATATCTGAAAGTCCATTCACCTTTGTCAGCCGCTGAATATCTCCATCAGCTTTGGCATATCGGAACAGTCCGTTCTGAGAAGCTGCAAAGATCCAATCGCCTGCATCGGCACACTGAACGCCATCGTTATACGGGAGATGATCGCGCCATTGACCCACGGCCACCTGTGCAAACAGTGGCAAATTGATCAAGGCAATAAGAGGTAAAAGAAATAAGGTACGTGGCATTTGCTTTAGCGATAATGGCAAACAATCAGGAACAAGTATAATGGTTGCAAAGCGAAATAACTCGCCTTTGCCCGATATATTGTGTAAGCTACGGTCAGTCTTCCGGCCAACCGATAACTGCAAGGTCGATCTGACGCTTTTCCAACGATACATTCATCACTTTCACCATCACGGCATCGCCTAGTTTGTAAGAGTTTCCTGTGGTTGAACCTACAACGCTCATCGTGTCTGGCTCGTAATCGTAAAAATCATCTGGAAGGTCTTTCAAACGGATCATGCCTTCGCACTTATTCTCTTTTATCTCCACAAAAATTCCCCATTCTGTCACACCCGAGATCAGTCCTTCGAACTCTTCGCCAATGTGATTCATCAGGTATTTGGCCTGCATGTATTTGGTAGAAGCGCGCTCAGCATCGGTGGCCTTCTTCTCCATTTCTGAACTATGGATGCAAAGGTCTTCGTAGTCTTGCTTGTAGGCTGATTTTCCACCATCCAAATAGCGTTGCAACAATCGGTGCACCATCACATCAGGGTATCTTCTGATTGGCGAGGTGAAGTGGGTATAATAATCGAAACCAAGTCCGAAATGACCAATGTTATCGGTGCTATATTCGGCCTTAGCCATGCAACGGATGGCCATGGTGCTGAGCATGTTTTCCTCACCTTTTCCTTTGATGTCGGTCAATAATTTATTGAGCGATGCGGTCAAAATCCGTCTCGGACCAAGTTCAACCGTGTATTCGAGTTGCGCAGCTATTGTCACAAGCATTTCCAAGCGCTCCTGCACCGGATTGTCGTGAATTCGGTAGACGAATGTCTTCGCCTGACCAGACTTTGGTTTTCCGATAAACGTTGCCACTTGCTTGTTGGCAAGCAGCATGAATTCTTCAATCAGCTTATTGCTGTCCTTGTATTCCTTCAGATAGAGTTCAATCGGGTTTCCTTCGTCATCCAATCGGAATTTCACTTCTTCCTTCTCGAATGCGATAGCTCCATTTTCAAAGCGCTTGGCGCGAAGATGCTTGGCGAGTTCGTGCATCGTCAGCACTTCGTCCTTCAGTGGGCCTTCGCCTCCTTCAATGATCTTTTGAGCATCATCGTAGGTGAAACGTTGGTCTGAATTGATGATGCAACGACCGAACCATTCGTTGATGACGTTGGCTTTCTCGTCCATTTCAAAAACTGCCGAAAAGACCAGTTTTTCCTCGTTTGGACGAAGCGAACATACCTTATTCGAAAGCTTTTCTGGAAGCATCGGTATTACGCGATCAACCAAATAAACAGAGGTTGCTCTGTGAATCGCCTCGTCATCCAGCACGGTTCCGGGCTGCACATAATGCGATACATCTGCAATGTGGACACCTATTTCCCAGTTGCCATTCGGCAGCTTTTGGATGGAGAGCGCATCATCAAAATCCTTCGCATCATCAGGGTCGATGGTAAAGGTGGTAAACTTGCGGAAGTCTCGCCTTTTGGCAATTTCCTCTTTGCTGATCTTCTCAGGTATCTCCTCGGCTTGTCGTTCCACATTGGCAGGGAAACTCAAAGGGAAATCGAACTCGGCCAAGATGGAATGCATCTCGGTTTCCATCTCGCCTGGTCGACCTAGAACCGTGATCACATGTGCGATCGGGTTCTTGGCACGCTCTGGCCACTCGGTCATCTTCACAATCACCTTGTCGCCATCTTTAGCACGGAGCATTTCTCCCAATGGGATAAAGAAATCGACTGGCATCTTCTGATTATCGGGCACCACAAAAGCCACCTTACTGGTGGTATTGATGGTGAGGGTGCCAACAAATGTCTCTTTGGCGCGCTCCACAATTTCCACAATCTCGCCTTCTACCCTGTTTCCATGGTCGGTAGCGTAGGCATGCACTTTTACAATGTCGCCCGGCAACGCCTGACGCACTTTACGTGGCGAAATGTAGATGTCGCGCTCGTAGCCTTCCACGGTAACGTAAGCCGCTCCAGTGCTGGTCATATCCACCTTACCGATCAGTTTCGGTGGTGGCGCGTGTTTCAATCGATACTGTCCTCGCTCTATTTCGCGTAGCTGACCATCATTCTTCATTCGATTGAGGGTCTGAGCAAGTTCATTCCGCTCTTGCGTATCGGTAATACCAATTCGCTTGGCTATTTGCTTGTAATTGAGTGCCCGGTCGGGACTTTTACGCATGGTTTCCAAGATAGGCTCTTGGAAAACTGATATGGATGGGCCGCGTTTTTTGCCTTTTCCTTTCTTATTCTTTTTCAAATTTTCTATTGTAAACAGAGCATTAATACGCTCTTACATTCTTGCCTTCCATATAATTGATGAAGGCTCTATTCACCACGCGATTTCCGCCTGGTGTTGGGTAGTTGCCAGTGAAGTACCAATCGCCCAAATGGTTCGGACAAGCTGAGTGCAATCCTTCGATGGATTGGAAGATGAGCTTCACCTCTGCATTGATGTTCTTTGGCGAAATGATCTCGGCCGATTTATCTGAAAGCTGTTCGGCAGTAAATGGACGATAGATATCCTTTACCACATTTACGGTCTGTTCCAAGGGCAATTCCATTTGGGCCTTTGCCTTCTCGTACACATCATCCAAAATGTTGGTCTGCATGGTGTCTTTCAGCAACTCAACTGCCGCTTTAAAGACCATGAAATCGCCCAACTTGGCCATGTCAATACCGTAGCAATCCGGGTAACGGATCTGTGGTGCGCTGGAAACGATGATGATCTTCTTTGGCCCTAGACGGTCCACAATCCTGAGGATGGATTGCTGCAGCGTTGTGCCTCGAACGATGGAATCATCAATAAGCACCACATTATCTTCTCCACGTTTTACCGTTCCATACGTGATGTCGTACACATGCGAAACGAGGTCATCGCGGTGCACATCGTCCGTAATGAATGTTCGCAATTTGGCGTCCTTAATAGTGAGCTTCTCCACCCGCGCACGCATCGAGAGGATGTCTTTCACCTGTGCGGCATCCAACGAACGTTTTCCCGAAAGGATCATATCGGTCTTCAGTACGTTGATGTAATCCTCCACGCCCTTCACCATTCCGTAAAAGGAGGTTTCGGCTGTGTTTGGGATGAATGAGAAAACGGTGTTTTTCACATCGTAATCCAACTCTTTCAGAACAGGTGCTACAATCAGTCTTCCAAGCTCTTTCCGTTCCTGATAAATGTCTTTATCGCTGCCACGAGAGAAATAAATGCGTTCGAACGAACAGGCCTTTTTCTCCAAAGGCTCGCGGAATTTCTTCTCTCTAACCGTTCCATCTTTCTTGATGATGAGCGCATAGCCAGGCTGAATCTCCTTCACGTCTTCCCATCGAACATTGAAGGCCGTTTGAATGGCCGGGCGTTCGCTGGCTACAACAATCACCTCATCATCCTGATACCAATGTGCAGGGCGGATTCCTGCTGGATCACGCATCACAAATGCGTCTCCATGACCGATCATTCCGGCAATGGCATATCCACCATCCCACTTTTTGGCCGATTCGAACAGAATGCGTTGCACATCTATGTTCTCTGCAATAAGCGGTGTGGCATCTAGTTTAGAATAACCTTTCTGCTTGTAATCGTAATACAAACGGTCGTTCTCTTCATCGAGGAAATGTCCGATCTTCTCCAAAACCGTAACGGTATCTGCTTTCTCTTTCGGGTGCTGACCAATTTCAACCAACTGCTGAAAGAGCTCATCCACATTGGTCATATTGAAATTGCCCGCTAAGACCAGGTTCCGCGTCATCCAGTTATTCTGACGCAGGAAGGGATGACAATGCTCTATGCTGTTTCCGCCAAAGGTTCCGTACCTCAAGTGGCCCAAGAAAAGCTCTCCCGTAAAAGGAAGATTCTGCTTCAACCATTCGGGATCTTGAATATGGTCTGCGTTTACTTTGAATTCTTCCTCAAACCTTCCGTTGATGTGCGCAAACACATCTTTGATTGGCGTGGACGAATTGGAACGGTGGCGACTGATGTAACGCTTTCCGGGCTCCATATCCAACTTGATATTGGCCAAACCAGCACCATCTTGTCCACGGTTGTGCTGTTTCTCCATCAGGAGATACGATTTGTTCAGCCCATAAAAACTCGTTCCGTATTTGTCCTTGTAGTACTGAAGCGGTTTCAGCAAGCGGACCATTGCAATTCCGCACTCGTGCTTTATAGCGTCACTCATGGTGGGTTCCTAAGATGCAAAGGTAACGAAATGAAGATGGGAATGTTCTTGGTTTTGGATAAACGGAACTGTTTTACCTTTAGTCCGAAATGAAGTGGGAACAACGTTTTATCTGTTTGATTTTTTGTGTGTGGTCGGTGACCACACTAGCCCAAAATGCCAAGCTTGACAGCCTGAAGGCTAACTTGGAGAGTGCCCGTACGGATATTTACAAACTGAATGCCCTGAACGAGCTGTGCCTAAACTATCTTTCAATAAACCCAGACACTTCGGAGCTGTACGCGAAACAAGGAATCCGCTTAGCTAAACAACTAGGTTCAAAAACAGAGTTAACACGGGCTATAAGAAACAAGGCAGATGCCATTGCCCGTCAGGGCAAAGACAGCTTGGCGATAAGGATCTATGAAGAAGCCCTTGCAATAGAACCCTCTTCGAATGACAGCGCGCTTAGAGCGAACATATATGGCCAGATGGGAGGTGCGCACTACCATTTGGCCGACTATGATAAAGCCTTGACCGCATTTTTCAGTGCGCTCGAACTACTGAAGTCTGACTCTTTAAAGCAAACAAGGGCAGAAATTCTCAACAACATTGGTAATGTGTACTATTTCGTAAACATGCCAGAGGCGGTAAAGTATTACGAACAGTCACTGCAGATTCATCAGGAGATGGACAACTTGGAGGGCATCGCATCTCAGCTTGGTAATCTTGGGCTCATCTACATCAATACTAAAGATTACGAAAAGGCAATCAGCTATTCAGAACAGTCTCTCAAATATTACCGGAGCCTCGGTAATGACCGGAGCGTTGCCCGTTCTGCCGTAAATCTGGCCTATGCTTACAAAGAAGTGGGAAAAACAGGCTTGGCTCTCAGATACGCTAAAGAATCGCTAGAGATAGCCACGAGGCTGAATGTGGGACGCGCTATCGCCACATCTACCATCATGCTAGGCAATATCTATTTCAAGTTAGAGGATTATGGCGCTGCGATACAGTACTATGATAACGGGTTGAAAATGGTACGTGAATTAGGCATGCGGTCTTACGAATGGGAAACCATGTTTTTTTTGGCTGAATCATATCGACTTACTGGAGAGAAAGACAAGGCTCTTACTCTTTACCCTGAGGTAATCTCTCTTAAAGACAGTATCAATACGCAAGAATTGCTAGCTCTTACGGCTGAGAAAGACGCAAAATATCAATCGCTTCAGAAAGAAGGACAGATCAAACTTTTAACAGCAGAAGCAGCGGTGGCCGATCTGGAACTTCGTAAAGGAGAAACGTACCTGCTTGCCGCAACCATCATCACATTTCTGTTGGGCATTGTTTCTTTGATCGTCTTCTTCTTTTACCGGGTAAGAACACGGGCTAACGTTGCTTTGGAGAAGAAGAACAACGAGATCTCAAAGCAGAAACAAGAAATCGAGGAAAAGAACCTCCACATCACCGATAGTATTCGCTACGCGGAAAGGCTCCAATCTGCCATTCTTCCGAAGGACGAAATGTTTGCCAAGCATTTCTCAGCACATACCATCTTATACAGACCCAAAGACATCGTTTCGGGCGATTTCTATTGGATGGAAAGCCTCCCCCCAAGCCCCTCCTTTGGAGGGGGAGCAATCTGCTATTTGGCTGTGGCAGATTGCACCGGTCATGGCGTTCCGGGCGCCATGGTGAGCATGGTGGGCTTTCAGGGACTGAACAAGGCGGTGTTGGAAGAGAAGCTTACCTCTCCAGCAGCCATTCTACAACGCCTCAGCGACCACGTGGAGGAAGCCTTTGAGAAAAGCGGTGGAAGTGTAAAAGATGGCATGGACATCTGTTTGGTGGCCATCGATACCAAGAAACGGCAGGTGACCTACGCAGGTGCGCACAACGCCCTTTGGATCCTTAGTTCCAAAGAGGAATTGCCGAACGCCAATCTGCGCGAAGAGGAAAACGGCTACCGTATGTTTGAATTGAAGGCCGACAGGCGTTCCATCGGTGGTTTCATGGATGCGGGTTCGTTTAACGAAACAACGGTTGCACTGAATGAAGGCGACCGCCTGTTCCTTTTCTCCGATGGTTTTGCCGACCAGTTCGGTGGGCCGCAAGGCAAAAAGCTTGGCAGCAAACGCATGCGCGACACGGTTCGCGAAATGGCGCTTTCAGGAAACCTAGTCGCCCTCGGAGCCATCTTCGAAGACTGGAAAGGCACAGAAGAACAGGTAGATGATGTAACCGTTATTTCGGTGGCAATCTAAGCTAACACCTCTTCTTCGAGCAAGGCTTCTACCTGCGTATATGGAAGGTCAAACGCATCTGAAACACCTTTATAAACCACTTCTCCTTTCACCACATTGAGACCTTTTTTCAATTCCTCATTATCGGAGCAGGCTTTCTTCCAACCCTTATCTGCTAATTGCAAAGCATACGGTAACGTTGAATTGGTTAACGCGATGGTTGAAGTGCATGGAACAGCTCCGGGCATGTTGGCCACGCAGTAATGCACCACATCATCCACAATGAAGGCAGGATTCTCGTGAGTTGTCGGAACGCAGGTCTCAACACAGCCCCCTTGATCTACGGCCACATCTACGATAACGGTTCCCGGTCGCATGGTCTTTAACATATCCTTGGTAATCAACTTCGGAGCTTTTGCTCCAGGTATAAGCACAGCACCAACGATCAAATCGTGGGTTTGAACAAGTTTTCGGATGTTGTACTCGCTGCTGAACTCCGTTACCACATGGTGCGGCATGATGTCGTTAATTCGTCTCAGACGAGGCAGACTTACATCCAAAATGGTAACATGCGCACCCAAACCGGCTGCCATCTTAGCAGCTTGAACGCCCACAATTCCTCCGCCAAGTATCAGCACTTTTCCTGGCGCAACTCCCGGAACGCCTCCGAGAAGAACACCACGACCTTTAACTGGTTTTTGCAAATAGCGCGCACCCTCTTGAATGGCCATTCTTCCCGCTACTTCAGACATTGGCACCAATAAGGGCAGCGATCTGTCTGCCTGCTCAACGGTTTCGTATGCCAGACACACGGAGCCACTGGCAATCATGGCGTGGGTCAAAGGTTCGCTGGAAGCAAAGTGGAAATAGGTGAAAATGAGTTGGTCTTCACGACATTTAGCATATTCCTCAGCTATCGGCTCCTTCACCTTCATGATCATTTCGGCCGAGGCCCAAACTTCGTCAGCAGTTGCAACAATCTTAGCTCCTACGGTTCGGTAATCCTCATCAGGAAATCCGCTGCCATCGCCTGCAAAGGTTTCTATCAGGACCTTGTGGCCTCTTCGGATGAATTCATGTGCGCCAGATGGCGTTAGTGCCACGCGGCTCTCATTGTTCTTAATTTCCTTAGGGACCCCTATTATCATGATGTTTGGATTTTATTTTTACAAATATTATCCAAATACCCCCTATTCATCAGGGGTTACATCAATAAAAACATAAAAGTTTTACGGAACAGCTGTTGATAACGGGGGTTGGCAGCTACGAAACCTCTTGCCAGCGTTTGACCTTCACCTGATCCTTGATGATCTCTATACTCTGGTTGATCATCTCTACACTCATCTTGTTCAGTTCTTCGTCTTCTTGCTCAAGCAGCATCATGTCCATGGTCACATCGGCCAGTTCGCTGATGACCTTGGTATTCTCTGGACTGCTGATGTCAAGCATCATTCCTTCTACGACCGAGTACGTAATGCTTGCAACCGCCTTTTCGAGTTTGGTAGTAATGGTGCTACCGACCAAGGGAATGGCTGCAATGTCTTTTACCTCCGAATTGTTTCTGACCGCTTCAGACACTTTCCGATTAACATACGTTCGCAATTGCTCCTGATAGCGTTCGTAATGCTGTTCGCTGGCGGTTGTTATTCTGCTCGAAAGCCATTCTACCAATACCTCCTTCTGAGGCCGGATCACTTCCAAAATGATACGACTTGCAACTGGTGTTCCGTGCTTCAGTTCCTCCTGAACACCTTCTAGCACATTGACAACCACACGGTCCGAAATCTCTTCGACCACCACGGCACTGTAACGCAGGTAAATACGGAACAGGTAAGAATCGCGGAGGTTGATAACGCCCATCTTGTGAAGGCGCAAAACCATGCTGCCCACTCGGAAAATTCGCAGTACACGAAACTGACCAAGCGGAATGCAACCCAATACATCGTACCAATGGATGAATGGATAGAAGAACCATTTATGATGATGATTATGATAAACTGCCAAAAACCAACGGATGGAAAACTCCCCAATGAAAATGGACACAAAGAACATATCGTACCAATAGAAATTCTGGTGCAGATGCTTGTCGTACCAAGCGTGAAACGAAGGTGCTTGTTCCAGTAAAAAAGCATTCACAAAGTTGATGGTGAAGTTCCATTCGACCAGAATGTAAAACAGGTTGAGGACCACCAGATTGACCATGAAAAGGTCCACCAGAAAGAGGGCGGTGCCCCGTTCGTCCTTGAATTTTGACCAGTTTATTTTGAGCATGCGGCAAAAGTACCGCGCAAATGACCTTCGACAGTTTTTATGGTTTTTCTATACACTACTTTTCTTACTGATTGACCCCAACCCTTTTTCCGAAAAGCATCTTTCTCATCAGAATGACTCCCAACGCATCCGATCCCAAACCGCGTGATATGATGATCTGGCCCTTGACGGTGATGAATCTGGTGCTTAAAAGAGTCAATCCGCCAAACAGACGTGATTCTGCTGCCGCAGATGACGCATGGAAAACATATAGAATCCGGATTCTTGAAATACTCAACCAACGCGGGGTAGAATATATAGAAACCACCGATCATCAGATCATTGCAGTGGCAGGAAAACCGATGCCCGACAAAAGCAACGTGCAAGGTTTGGTGCTGGCTGCCTTAGAAATTCGTGATTGGCTTGATCGGATGAACAAATTGAACAGTGAAAACCAATATGATTTCAACATAGGAATATACACCGAAAGGGTGGTGGCGGGCATCATTGCCGCGGTTAGAATGCCCTATGATCTGTATTCACACGCCCTCAACGAGGCAGCAAGGATCTGCCAATGTTCCAAGCACGGAACGGTAACCGTATCAGAATACACCCATGCCTGTTTATCGACTGCATTTGAGTGCCATCATTCTGGCGGCTTGGTGCCTTTAGAGCGAATTCACAAACCTATCAGACGACTTCTTCGCGAAGCGAGCAGAAATACGCGAGCTGACGATGCTTGTCCTATAAACCTCTACGAAGTGCGCTCGGTAAAACATCCAAAGCATTGACTAAAGATCAATGTTCCAAATGGTTCCAACCCTGCGCCCTTAGTGGAATGATCTGGTCGTGCGAAACCATGTTGTAACCATCGCCCTTATCGGTAATGTGACCAATGACACGAATGGCCGGATTGTCCTTGATCCGTTGGTAATCTTTCAGATCAACCGTAAAAAGCAGTTCATAATCTTCACCTCCATTTAGCACACATGTAGTGGTGTCGAGATTCAATTCTTCGGCTGCAATGGCGGTTGTATGATCAACAGGAAGTTTCTCAATGTAAATGCGACAACCGACTCCACTTTGAGTACAGATATGCATCAGGTCTGAACTCAATCCGTCTGAAATATCGATCATAGAGGTTGGAACAACTTTTTCGAGTTCGAGAATGTCGATGATATCGGCCCGTGGTTCGGGTTTCAACTGACGTTCCAGCACATAATCGTGACCTGTAAGGTCTGGTTGTATCTCTGGGTTTTCCTTGAAAATTGCTTTCTCTCGTTCAAGCAATTGCAGGCCGAGATAAGCCGCGCCCAAATCGCCCGAAACGCAGATAAGATCGGTTTCTTTTGCTCCGTTCCTGTAGGCAATGACCTCTTCCGTGGCTTCGCCAATGGCTGTAATGCTGAGCGTTAGTCCGGATAGCGAAGTGGTGGTATCTCCACCCACGAGGTCGACATTGTATTTATCGCAGGCGAGAAGGATTCCCGTGTAGAGTTCATCAACCGCCTCTAAGGGAAAACGGCTGGAAAGACCGATGGAAACGGTGATCTGCGTTGGTTTTCCGTTCATGGCGTAGATGTCGGAAAGGTTGACGGCCACGGCTTTGTAGCCCAAATGTTTGAGCGGCACATAGCTCAGGTCGAAATGGATTCCTTCCAAGAGAAGGTCGGTGGAAATGAGTGTTTTTACTTTTCCCGTTCCGAGCACGGCAGCATCATCGCCAATTCCTTTGACGGTGCTTTTCTGTGTGAGTTCTACACTTTGCGCAATGCGATCAATAAGGCCGAATTCGCCCAGATCGCTTAGTTCTGTTCTGTCTTTGTCTTCAAGCATGGCGCGAAGGTCGTAAATGGAACGCTATATTAATGGAACACGGATGACGCGGATTGAACGGTTCTGAACTGATAGGAATATTAGAACAAAAAAGGGGCGTATTTCCATACGCCCCTACTTGGTGTTCTATCAATATTGGGCGAAGCCCAGTGAGAATCAAACCTTACCCAATTTCTTGCGCTCGTGCTCTTTCAGGAATGTCTTTCTGAGACGGATGGATTGTGGCGTTACTTCCACGTACTCATCTGCCTGAATGTATTCCAAAGCCTCTTCGAGTGAGAATTTGATAGCTGGTGCCATTCTGATCTTCTCGTCTGCACCTGAAGAGCGCATGTTGCTCATCTTCTTGGTTTTGGTCAGATTCACGATCATATCGCCAGCACGGGTGTTTTCTCCAACCACTTGTCCTTCGTAGATCGCAGTTCCTGCTTCGACAAAGAATTTACCTCTGTCTTGCAAGTTGCTCAGCGTGTAAGGAATGGCTTCGCCTGGTTCCATAGATATAAGCGAACCGTTCTGACGACCAGGAATTACTCCTTTATAAGGTTGGTATTCCTTGAAACGGTGGCTCATGATGGCTTCACCCGCAGTTGCTGTAAGAAGTTGATTTCTCAACCCGATGATTCCCCTAGATGGAATGGTGAATTCGAGCAACATACGGTCGCCTTTCGGTCCCATGTTCACGATCTCACCTTTTCGGTTGGTCACCATTTCCACGGCTTTTCCGTGTACTTCTTCTGGAATATCGATGGTCAGGTCCTCAACTGGTTCGCACTTCACACCATCAATTTCTTTGATGATAACCTGTGGTTGACCAATTTGAAGCTCATAGCCTTCTCTCCTCATCGTTTCAATCAATACGGAAAGGTGTAGAACACCGCGTCCGTAAACTTGGA
The nucleotide sequence above comes from Flavobacteriales bacterium. Encoded proteins:
- the thiL gene encoding thiamine-phosphate kinase, which translates into the protein MLEDKDRTELSDLGEFGLIDRIAQSVELTQKSTVKGIGDDAAVLGTGKVKTLISTDLLLEGIHFDLSYVPLKHLGYKAVAVNLSDIYAMNGKPTQITVSIGLSSRFPLEAVDELYTGILLACDKYNVDLVGGDTTTSLSGLTLSITAIGEATEEVIAYRNGAKETDLICVSGDLGAAYLGLQLLEREKAIFKENPEIQPDLTGHDYVLERQLKPEPRADIIDILELEKVVPTSMIDISDGLSSDLMHICTQSGVGCRIYIEKLPVDHTTAIAAEELNLDTTTCVLNGGEDYELLFTVDLKDYQRIKDNPAIRVIGHITDKGDGYNMVSHDQIIPLRAQGWNHLEH